The Desulfoplanes formicivorans genomic sequence GGATAAAACATGGGCAGGGTGTACCTGCAGGGTCGAAACAATGTGGAACCGTAATACTGTTTACTGGGACAAAACCCTGGTGAGGTATCTCAAGGAAGCTGCAGAAGAGACAGGTGTCAAACATCAGATCCTCCATTCCGGAGCAGGTCATGATGCCCAGTTTGTTTCCTACATGCTGCCCACAGCCATGGTCTTTGTTCAGTCCAAAGACGGCCTGTCCCATTGCGAACGGGAATACTCGTCCCCGCAACATTGTACCTCGGGTGCAACGGTTCTGCTCAATGCGGTCCTCAAGGCTGATGCCAAACGTAACATGTGACGGCAGGTTTCGATCATGGGGTCATCAACTCCGCCAAGAAGAAACTCAGAAACGTGGACAAGGTCATGCACTCCAGTCAAATGGACAATTGTCCGTGAACCATAACCTCCACCCCTTGTGCTGATTCCCCATAAGCAAGGGAATCTTTTTCACCGGTATACAGGTTGATTCGTGTCGCTATTCAACCTGTATACCGGAAGTATCATACATATCCCATACTTCTTCTGCATATCCCTTCTCTGAAAACAAGCGACATGGGCACGACCATCCGGGCCCGCAAACCTCCTTTCCAATCCATTTTCTGAACAGGCAACAACGGGTTGACCCAAGGAAAACATCCCCTTCTGCCACTTCCGGGTACAACCTTTGCGTGACTCCAGCGTATGCCCATGTTATCGTTACCCTGTACAACAGGATCCATTGGGTACTCTTCATTCATCCCGAAAACGATTTTCCCATGGAGGTTTGCATGGCAAAGGAGACAAAGAACGCATTACGACGATCCATACTGGAAAAAATGTTGCTCACCCGGGCCTTTGAAGACCGCATTGCACACCTGGCAGCCCAAAAGGACCGACTGCCCGGCATGCAGATCCTGGCCACGGGTCAGGAGGCGGCCGTGGCTGCAGTGCTTGCTCTTGGTCCCGAAGACGTCATCGTAACCAATCATCGAAGCCACGCCCATCTGCTGGCCCGCGGAGCCACCCCCCAGTCCCTGCTGGCAGAGATCATGGGCAAGGAAACCGGAGTGAACCACGGCAAGTCCGGTACTCTGCATATGGCGGTTCCCCATCTGAATGTCCTCATGACCTCCACAGTGGTGGGTGCCGGGCCGCTTCTGGCCATGGGTGCGGCCTTTGCCCAGCAGTACAAGGAAGAGGATGCCGTGACCATGGTTTTTTTCGGCGATGGTGCAGCAGCCGAAGGCTCGGTGCATGAAGCCATGAACATGGCCGGAGTCTGGCACCTTCCCCTGCTCTTTGTCTGCGAAAACAACTGCTGGGCAGGGGCCCAGAGTTTGAAGGATCATTGCTCCGTGAGCAACATTGTCACACGTGCAGCAGGATACGGCATGCCCGGAAAGCTGGTAAACGGCAACGATCCCGATGAAATACTGGACACGTCCCTGGAAATGATCGCCCGTTGTCGCCAGGGGCAGGGGCCTGCCCTCATGGAACTGGCCACCTACCGCATGCGCGGCCATGGGGAGTACGATCACCAAGAGTATGTTGATCCCGAAGAAATCGCCTTCTGGGCCCAGCGTGACCCCATCAAGCTGTTTCGCACCCGTCTGGAACAGGATGGGGTGGTTGATGCTGCCCAGGCAGAGGTCATGTACCGGGATGCAGAAGCAAGCATTGATGCTGCCCTGGAATTTGCCGATGCAAGTCCCTATCCCGCGCCCCAGGCCGCTTTTGATCACCTCTGGGCCCGTGCCGAAGAAGAGACAGGGAGGATATAGCCATGCAGAATCTCCACACTGGTGTTGCCATTCAGAACGGGCTGCGTCTGGCCATGGAAATGGACGATCGTGTTTTTCTGGCCGGAGAAGGAATCGGGGTCTCCATTCATGCCAATCCCCTCATGCCCACCCACGGTCTGTTGGAAACCTTTGGTCCCAAACGTGTCCGGGACACCCCGGTCAGCGAGGCGGCCATTGCAGGCCTGGCCGTGGGCGCCTCGGCCATGGGACTGCTCCCTGTGGTGGAAATCATGTTTTTTCCCTTCATCACCCTGGCCTCGGATATGCTGGTGAACCATGCTGCCAAATTGCGCTACTTAAGCGGTGGCAAAACCGCCTTTCCCCTCACTGTACGCGTCAAGGCCGGAGTCATGAGCGCCGGATGCCAGCATTCGCACAATCTGGAAACGTGGCTGGCCCATATCCCGGGACTCAAGGTAACCTTTGCGTCCACACCGGCTGATGCCAAAGGTTTGCTGCTTTCTGCCATCTTTGACCCTGATCCGGTCATTGTGGTGGAAGAGATGGGGCTCTACTGGACCAAGGGTCCGGTGCCTCCAGGCGATGTGCGTGTGCCCCTTGGCAAGGCAGCCATCCGTCGCCCAGGAAACGACGTAACCGTTGTTGGCTACGGCGGTCTGATGTTTGCTGCCCTGGAAGCTGCAGAAAAACTGGAAGCTGAAGGCGTGTCCGTGGAGGTGATCGACCTGCGTACCCTGGTTCCCCTGGACCGTGAAACCATTCTGGAATCCATTGCCCGTACCGGACGACTGGTGATAGTGCATGAGGCCACCAAGTTCTGCGGTTTTGGCGCAGAACTGGCGGCACTGGCCGCGGAAGAGGGATTCAGCTCCCTCAGTGCCCCAGTGCGCCGCGTGGCCGGACCCGACATCCCTGTGCCGTTCTCGCCTCCCCAGGAACAATTCTACATGCCCAATGCCCAGAAAATCGCCGAGGCTGTACGATCCATCATGTAGGCATGGGTTTGCCCGCATCTTGTATTGCACCCCAAAACCTGATTTCCCCCCGATCTCATACAGAGAACGGGGGGAAATCAGGTTTGTAGATCCACAAAATCCTGCTGAAACTCATTGAAAGAAAGGATTCTTCCTCGGTTTGAGTGCAATGGACCCATCGTGGCGAATTTGGAAAGCCCATTGCCCGAACAATGAGCCATGGCTGCCGGGCAAACAGCTGTTTTGGCCTTGCCCTTGTGCTGCCCGGGAAAGTGACGGGCCCAGGCTTTGATATGCGTCCATCAAAGCACGGCCCTTACCACTCTTGTGCAATATCCCCGGCTTTTACTCACCCAACATAATGCGGATGATCTCCTTGTCGGTTTCACGCATGCCGTCCCGGCCCAACCGGCCGATGTTGGCAATGGTGTTCTCCACCCCCTTTGTCACAATGCCCTCTCCACCATAAAACTGTTGGCCATGCTGGTACATGTAATAACCAAGGATGCCGGCTTCCACTGCAGCAGCAATCTTGCCGGCACACGAAGGCTTGGCGCCGTCGCAGATGATGCCTGACACAATGGCCAGGGCATTCACCACGGTGTGGGCGATCTCTTCATAGCCCCCGCCGTGGAGCCAGGCGATGCCAGCCCCGGCACCCACACCAGCGCTTATGGCGCCACAATAGGCGGAAAGGCGGCCGATACCTGTTTTTTGATGGATGGTGATGAGATTGGAGACCACAAGGGCCCGGAAGAGGGTCTCCTGATCAGCACCCAGCTCCCTAGCATATTCAATGACCGGAACCGAAGCGGTGATGCCCTGATTGCCCGATCCCGAGACAATGACCACGGGAAGTTCACATCCGCTCATGCGGGCATCAGACCCGGCCGCGGCCATGGCCTTGGCCCGTATCTTGATGTCATCCCCCCACGTCTTCACAAGGACAGAACCCACATTGGCCCCCCAATCCCCGTTAATGCCCTCCTGGGCAATGCGGTAGTTGTATTCCACCTGGCGCTGGATCAGGTCGTTGACATGGGCAAGGTCCACGGAGGTTGCAAAATCCAGGATATCCTCAACATTCAAAAGGGACCGATCCGTAAGGGATGAAGTTTCCACATCATCACAGTTCCCATCTGAAAAAAGGACCTCGCCATTGCGGGTGATGCGGATGATGTTGGTATGAAAATGAGCAATGCGCACCGCCGCTTCAAGGGATCCGGCATACACCGTAACAATGATGTCAAAAAGGAACCCGCTTTGGGTATTTTTCACCTGCACTGGGGTGTTTTTCAAAAAATCCCCAATGCGAGCCCGTCCTGCATCATCCACGCATGAGAGAACTTCAAGAACCTTGTTTGCATCCCCGGCCACGATGCCTGCTGCAGCCGCAGCCTCAATGCCTTTCAGATACCCGGTATTGGGGACCACCACACTTTTGACATTCTTGATGATGTTATCACTGGCCTCAATGACCACCCTGTCGGGCGTTTGTCCGAGAACATCCCGTGCCTTGGCAGCGGCATAGGCAATGGCAATGGGCTCGGTACAGCCCATGGCCGGGACGAGTTCCTCCTGCAAAATGGCCACATAGGCCTTGTATCTCTTGTCGGTTGTTTCCATGATGTGTCCTTGCATCTGTCTGTCGGGCCATTTGAGAAGGCTGTTGTTGTGACCGAATTGCCGGACAAGGTACCCATTGACAGCGACCTCAAAAAGCCTTGTAACATGGTTACGGATTTTCCACGTCTGCCTCTTCCCATATCTGAACGGTCGAGGTGGCGCGCAAAGCTGCGGTTTTTTCCCGCATGGCCTGGATATGCGGTGTGTTGGCATGCTTTTCCAAAGCGTCCATGCTCGCCCATGTTTCATAAAAAAGAAAGGCGGGCGTTGCGCCCTGGCTGCTCCGGTGGAGGTTGTACCGGATGCATCCCGGTTCCTGGCGCACAAGGTCCACGACGGCACGCAGTTCTTTTTCCAGTGTCTCTTCCTGGCCAGGTTTGGGCGTTATAAAGGCGGTAACATACACATGAGACATGCTGAAACTCCTTGAAGGTGCGTTTTTCATACACGGGTTGGGGATGGTGGATTGGTCCGGATTTAAAATCCCTGTCACTACCTGTTTCCATTTCAGCCTGTTTCCAGGCCATGTTGATCATTCTGGCAATGGCCTTTTGCCCGGACCCCATTGAACGAAACTGCAATCAAGCAAATGGTTCATTTGAAGAAGCAGTAAACAAAAGGGAGGCCGAGTACCTGAAGAAGCAACACACATCATGGGGATGAAGCGTGGCGCAAATAGGCTTCAGGGCACACCGGCAAACCACATGCAGGGCGTGATCATCCGGAAAAATGGAGTCACCCCTTGTACCAGTTGATCTCTGGCTGTAATCCCGGGCAGCAGGATAATGGCCAGCACCGCTTTAACCAGCCACACAATGAAGTCAACTGTCCGCTGGGGTCGCCATGGGGGAATGAACAAAATCCCCTTGCCGGGTCTGTGCCCGGATGAAAGGGAAAAACGGGTTATATGCCTTGAGCGCGTATCTGATAACACAGGAGTGACAATGAAAACAATCACATTGACAAGTGGTGATGCTATCCCTCCAATGGGTCTTGGAACCTGGAAATCTGCACCGGGCCAGGTAGCTGCAGCAGTCATACATGCGGTCAATCTGGGCTACCGCCATATTGATTGCGCCCATATTTACGGAAACGAAGTTGAGATCGGCAAAGCCCTGGCCCGGGTGGACGTGCCGCGCAAGGATCTCTGGATCACCTCCAAACTCTGGAACAACGCCCATGCTCCCCAAGACGTACTCCCGGCCCTGGAAAAGACACTGGAAGATTTACACCTTGAATACCTTGATCTCTACCTGATTCACTGGCCCGTTCATTTCAGGCCCGGTGTTGTCTCTCCTTCCAGCGGAGGGGATTTTCTGCCATGGGATGCTATCCCCATCCTGGAAACCTGGGCTGCTCTGGAAGCCTGTGTGCACAAGGGACTGGTACGCAATATCGGTGTGAGCAATTTCTCGACAACCAAGCTGCAGACCCTTCTCAACGGCGCATCCATTGCCCCGGCCATGAATCAGATCGAGATGCACCCCTACCTTCAGCAACGCAAGATGAAGGCCTTTTGCCATCAGCACGGCATTGCCCTGACGGCCTACGCCCCCCTGGGTTCCGGCGATCGTCCTGCAGCCTTGAAACATGACAATGAGCCCAGCCTGCTTCAGCATCCTGTTATTCTTTCCGTGGGGAAAAAGCATCATGCCAGCGCCGCGCAGGTGCTCATCAGCTGGGCTTTGCATCGCGATACCGTCGTGATTCCCAAGTCGGTCAATCCCGGACGTTTGAAGGAGAACCTTGAGGCCACCCATCTGGTTCTGGATGCTGAAGACATACAGGCCATTGACGATCTGGATGCGGGCTACAGGTATGTGGATGGGAAATTCTGGACCGTAAAGGGCTCTCCGTACACGGTCGAAAATCTATGGGATATGTAGGAAACCCAAATCATTGCAGCCAGTACGGCACAAATAACGGCCGTCCCTTTCCAACTCACGCAAAGGGGCGGCCGTTGCCGTATATGCCATCCGTGTTCAAAACAGTTCTTTTCAAGCCCGGCCGTCTTGGCTGGCAACCAGGCACTGGGTTCATCACGCTGCCATTTTTCTCTTGCGCCTGGGCCTGCATCTGGTTTGAAAGATCTGCCCACGGGATTTTCTCCCTCGTCATCTTTTGATTCTGCCAGGGAGATTACCCAAACCTCAAAAAGAAGATGATACATTCTGAATGTCTTGAACACGTTGTATATCCAGGGGGATGCTTCGATTCCCGGGTTTGCTGAAATCAATTTTATTGAGATGAATACTCCGTATCCTTCGATTAAAGGCCGTGTGGTAATAGGTGATCAGATTCTTGGTGTCATGACATGATGTCCACACGGTATCTGCCGGCAAGGGGTCATTGTTTGCCTGGTTTGAACCTTCTCCCTGTTTGGTGCCCACATTGAAACTGTCCATTATCCGGAAAAATTCCTGCATGGTGTCCGTCCCGCCCGAGGTGGATCGGGCATTCTGGGCAAAAACAACAGCACGGACAAATCTTGACGGGGAGGTAAAATCACCGGGAACACCCAATAAGCCGGAACCGCCTGACAGGGGAGAAATCTCAACGTCTCCCCACTTTTTGTTCTTGAATGGCACCCCGGACAGATATCCATAATTGCGAAGATTGGTCAGATGCCAGTCAAAGGTTGGATTATTGGTGATCACGCCTACGGGATTATGAAAAAATGTTGTCTGGCCATCTTTGAATTCCATAACCAGGACATTCCCATCAGGATCGGTGACCATGATATGAAGGGGGACAGCCATTTTCAGGGCAGGATCTTCCACAGCCACAACCCGGATTTTCCCCATGGCCTTTTGCACCTCTTCCACAGTGGAACATTGAGAAAGAATAAAAGACAGGACATCAGTGGGTGACATGCTTTGATCGGCAAGGGAGGGAAGATACGCAGCATACTCGGCAAACCCGTGATGGTAAAAGAAACCTGCGGCCAACCCCTTTTCATTCATCCCATCGGCAACCACCCGGTCCAAAAGTTCAAACCCCAAAAATCCGTACCGAGCACTCCAGCGCTTGCCATTGATACCCTCCGGGGTGTGCCCCTGAAACTGCGTTTTCCGGGGAACAACCACTGCTTTGGTCTGCAGATCAAAGGCCCCCCATTCCATTGTGCGTCCATACACCACAGTTCCATCTTTTCCCGTAAGCGTAAGGCCCGTACAGGCAACCCCCTAGCTTCTGTCAACAAGACGGATGCAATCAAACATAGAAATGCAATGATCCCCATTTTGTTTTCAACACTACCCATGGATCGTTCCTCCGTGTCCTTCAGTGGAATCAATAAAATTCAATAATATTATTGAGATATGGGTACATATGGTTTTGGTAATTGTCAAAAATGTTGTGGTCTTTCTTGTCGATTCTGCAACGATTTTTTCAGATGATTGTTTATTGTCTTTGGGACTGAGTTTCACCTAGTCCACAACCGACCGCTATCCATAACAATCGGCCCTGGCAGGGTGCATCCTGCCAGGGCCGATTGGGGTATGCTGAAAAAAAATCACGATATGCTGCCAACGACCAGAAACATGCAAACGGTACTGGCAAGCATGGAGCATTCATGGTATGCAATGCACTTCTTTCATTCCCTCTCTTTCATCAAAAAAACCGCAGGAGGTCCCATGCAAACACGAGCCAATGTCATAACCTTTCACAACCAGCCCCTGACCCTGGTGGGCAAGGAACTCAAACCAGGAGACAAGGCCCCGGATTTCACCCTTCTGGACAATGACCTACATCCCGTGTCCCTCAAAGACTTTTCCGGACAGGTCCTCATCATTTCCGCGGTTCCTTCCCTGGACACACCGGTTTGCGACATGGAAACCCGCAAGTTCAATGAGGAGGCTGCTCATCTGGGTGATGACGTGCGCATCCTCACCGTGAGCATGGATCTTCCCTTTGCCCAGAAACGCTGGTGCGGCAATGCCGGGGTGGAACGCGTCCAGACCCTGTCCGATCACAAGGATGCTTCCTTTGGCACGGCCTATGGCGTTTTGATCCAGGAACTGCGCCTTTTGGCCCGGTGCGTGTTCGTCATCGACAAAAAAGGGAACATCACCGGCATTCATCTGGTCAAGGAAGTGACCAATGAACCCGACTACGAGGCGGTTTTGCAGATGGCCAAGGATGCTCTCTAGGCCCGGTTCCCGGAATCAATGCCGTCTAGGGGCTTCACCAAGAACATAAAACAGGGCGGTCAGGTCCTGCTCCTTTCCTGCCGCCCTGTTTTCACCTTCTACATTCCCTTTTGGGCCATGAAGTGGGCCAGATCAGCCACACGGCAGGAATAGCCCCATTCGTTATCATACCAGATAAGGGTCTTGAGCAGATTGCCGGACTGGACCGTGGTGAAATCCTGTTCAACAATACCCGAACGGGGATCTCCCTTGTAGTCCGAGGATACCAGGGGTTCGTCGGTATACCCGAGAATCCCCTTGAGTGATCCGGCAGCAGCCTCGTGCAGAACCTTGCGCACTTCCTGGGTCGTGGTTTCCTTTTGAAGCACGGCCACCAGATCGATGAGGGATACTGTAGGCGTTGGCACACGAACCGAAAACCCGTCAAACCGGCCCTCAAGTTCGGGGATGACCAGGGCCACGGCCTTGGCCGCCCCGGTGGTTGTGGGGATCATGTTGCATGCGGCCGCTCGGGCTCGGCGCAGATCCTTGTGGGGCAAATCAAGAATGCGCTGGTCATTGGTGTAGGAATGGATGGTGGTCATCACGGCCTTGAGAATCCCG encodes the following:
- a CDS encoding thiamine pyrophosphate-dependent dehydrogenase E1 component subunit alpha, with translation MAKETKNALRRSILEKMLLTRAFEDRIAHLAAQKDRLPGMQILATGQEAAVAAVLALGPEDVIVTNHRSHAHLLARGATPQSLLAEIMGKETGVNHGKSGTLHMAVPHLNVLMTSTVVGAGPLLAMGAAFAQQYKEEDAVTMVFFGDGAAAEGSVHEAMNMAGVWHLPLLFVCENNCWAGAQSLKDHCSVSNIVTRAAGYGMPGKLVNGNDPDEILDTSLEMIARCRQGQGPALMELATYRMRGHGEYDHQEYVDPEEIAFWAQRDPIKLFRTRLEQDGVVDAAQAEVMYRDAEASIDAALEFADASPYPAPQAAFDHLWARAEEETGRI
- a CDS encoding alpha-ketoacid dehydrogenase subunit beta — translated: MQNLHTGVAIQNGLRLAMEMDDRVFLAGEGIGVSIHANPLMPTHGLLETFGPKRVRDTPVSEAAIAGLAVGASAMGLLPVVEIMFFPFITLASDMLVNHAAKLRYLSGGKTAFPLTVRVKAGVMSAGCQHSHNLETWLAHIPGLKVTFASTPADAKGLLLSAIFDPDPVIVVEEMGLYWTKGPVPPGDVRVPLGKAAIRRPGNDVTVVGYGGLMFAALEAAEKLEAEGVSVEVIDLRTLVPLDRETILESIARTGRLVIVHEATKFCGFGAELAALAAEEGFSSLSAPVRRVAGPDIPVPFSPPQEQFYMPNAQKIAEAVRSIM
- a CDS encoding L-cysteine desulfidase family protein — translated: METTDKRYKAYVAILQEELVPAMGCTEPIAIAYAAAKARDVLGQTPDRVVIEASDNIIKNVKSVVVPNTGYLKGIEAAAAAGIVAGDANKVLEVLSCVDDAGRARIGDFLKNTPVQVKNTQSGFLFDIIVTVYAGSLEAAVRIAHFHTNIIRITRNGEVLFSDGNCDDVETSSLTDRSLLNVEDILDFATSVDLAHVNDLIQRQVEYNYRIAQEGINGDWGANVGSVLVKTWGDDIKIRAKAMAAAGSDARMSGCELPVVIVSGSGNQGITASVPVIEYARELGADQETLFRALVVSNLITIHQKTGIGRLSAYCGAISAGVGAGAGIAWLHGGGYEEIAHTVVNALAIVSGIICDGAKPSCAGKIAAAVEAGILGYYMYQHGQQFYGGEGIVTKGVENTIANIGRLGRDGMRETDKEIIRIMLGE
- a CDS encoding putative quinol monooxygenase, encoding MSHVYVTAFITPKPGQEETLEKELRAVVDLVRQEPGCIRYNLHRSSQGATPAFLFYETWASMDALEKHANTPHIQAMREKTAALRATSTVQIWEEADVENP
- a CDS encoding aldo/keto reductase; translation: MKTITLTSGDAIPPMGLGTWKSAPGQVAAAVIHAVNLGYRHIDCAHIYGNEVEIGKALARVDVPRKDLWITSKLWNNAHAPQDVLPALEKTLEDLHLEYLDLYLIHWPVHFRPGVVSPSSGGDFLPWDAIPILETWAALEACVHKGLVRNIGVSNFSTTKLQTLLNGASIAPAMNQIEMHPYLQQRKMKAFCHQHGIALTAYAPLGSGDRPAALKHDNEPSLLQHPVILSVGKKHHASAAQVLISWALHRDTVVIPKSVNPGRLKENLEATHLVLDAEDIQAIDDLDAGYRYVDGKFWTVKGSPYTVENLWDM
- the tpx gene encoding thiol peroxidase, whose amino-acid sequence is MQTRANVITFHNQPLTLVGKELKPGDKAPDFTLLDNDLHPVSLKDFSGQVLIISAVPSLDTPVCDMETRKFNEEAAHLGDDVRILTVSMDLPFAQKRWCGNAGVERVQTLSDHKDASFGTAYGVLIQELRLLARCVFVIDKKGNITGIHLVKEVTNEPDYEAVLQMAKDAL